One genomic window of Kiloniellales bacterium includes the following:
- a CDS encoding VOC family protein: MSSEPLTRGAHHIGLTVPDLPATRGFFIETLGFSQVGEVADYPAVFLTDGTTMVTLWQAENPQTAVPFDRKNVIGLHHFALKVGDGGALDALHGKLADTADVTVEFAPESLGGGATRHMMCTIPGGIRMEFIAPAG, encoded by the coding sequence ATGTCGAGCGAACCCCTTACCCGAGGCGCCCACCACATCGGCCTCACCGTGCCCGATCTGCCTGCGACCCGCGGGTTCTTCATCGAGACCCTCGGGTTCTCCCAGGTCGGCGAAGTCGCGGATTACCCCGCTGTCTTTCTGACCGACGGCACGACGATGGTCACCCTGTGGCAGGCGGAGAATCCGCAGACGGCGGTGCCCTTTGACCGCAAGAACGTGATCGGTCTGCACCATTTCGCCCTAAAAGTCGGGGACGGCGGCGCGCTCGACGCGCTGCACGGAAAGCTGGCGGATACCGCGGACGTCACCGTCGAGTTCGCGCCGGAGTCCCTGGGCGGTGGGGCGACCCGCCACATGATGTGCACGATCCCCGGCGGCATCCGCATGGAGTTCATCGCCCCCGCCGGCTGA
- a CDS encoding pyridoxamine 5'-phosphate oxidase family protein translates to MELESVMASDGASPFHPGERQVQERLGVRDKIEDFARRVVRDHMPDQHRDFYGELPFLMLGTVDRQGRPWASLVAGGPGFVSTPDARTLAVAAAPLSGDPLQETLQPGADVGVLGIQLETRRRNRITGKIASVGPEGFEIAVGQAFGNCPQYIQTRAVSMRPDRASGAAPPPPVRSDRFDERTRALIEAADTLFIATAYAEDPDTPTQGADVSHRGGKPGFVRIEDDRGFEFPDFSGNNHFNTVGNILLNPKAGFLFLDFETGDYVTMSGSAEIVWEGDEVKAFTGAERLIRFRAETVIRVEGGLPLRFDFDSYSPMLAHTGSWARAAEAIAAERERNQYLAYDVVDIRQESQAIKSFTLRRADGKAPAGYEPGQYLPIRVQLPGTDSPALRTYTVSQAPDGETYRLSVKREGGDALVSQFLHDRVETGFRLEAMAPRGHFVLDRASERPVVLISGGVGITPMMAMVESIVQEAARTRNRRPTYFVHGARNGGLLAFGARLRMLAEENDFLTTHIRFSDPGPGDRLGESHDSEGRVDVGLLKSLLPLDDYDFYLCGPAAFMQALYDGLVGLGIRDERIHYESFGPATVLKHDPEPARPPATGKTVDGPVAVRFAESESEAEWSPEKGTLLELAEQAGLAPAFSCRSGVCGTCATRMLCGAVDYLEEPSGPRADDEVLICCATPRPGAGAASCGEDQGVVLAL, encoded by the coding sequence TTGGAACTGGAGAGCGTCATGGCGAGCGACGGAGCATCCCCCTTCCACCCCGGAGAGCGGCAGGTCCAGGAACGGCTCGGAGTCCGTGACAAGATCGAGGACTTCGCCCGGCGCGTGGTGCGCGACCACATGCCCGACCAGCACCGCGACTTCTATGGCGAGCTGCCCTTCCTAATGCTCGGCACGGTCGACCGCCAGGGCAGGCCCTGGGCCTCGCTGGTCGCCGGCGGGCCGGGCTTCGTCTCGACGCCCGACGCGCGGACCCTGGCCGTTGCCGCGGCGCCCCTGTCCGGCGATCCGCTGCAGGAGACGCTGCAGCCCGGCGCCGACGTCGGAGTTCTCGGCATCCAGCTCGAGACGCGGCGCAGGAACCGGATCACCGGCAAGATCGCCTCGGTCGGGCCGGAGGGCTTCGAGATCGCCGTCGGTCAGGCCTTCGGGAACTGCCCGCAGTACATCCAGACCCGCGCGGTCTCGATGCGGCCAGATCGCGCGAGCGGCGCGGCGCCACCGCCTCCCGTTCGGTCGGACCGCTTCGACGAGCGCACCCGCGCCCTGATCGAAGCGGCCGATACGCTGTTCATCGCCACGGCTTACGCGGAAGACCCTGACACGCCGACCCAGGGGGCCGATGTCTCGCACCGCGGCGGCAAGCCGGGCTTCGTGCGCATCGAGGACGACCGCGGCTTCGAGTTTCCCGATTTCTCGGGCAACAACCATTTCAACACGGTCGGCAACATCCTGCTCAACCCGAAGGCCGGCTTCCTTTTCCTCGATTTCGAGACCGGCGACTACGTCACCATGAGCGGTTCGGCGGAGATCGTCTGGGAAGGCGACGAGGTCAAGGCCTTCACCGGCGCCGAGCGCCTGATCCGCTTCCGCGCCGAGACCGTGATCCGGGTCGAGGGCGGCCTGCCGCTCCGCTTCGACTTCGACAGCTATTCGCCCATGCTGGCCCATACGGGAAGTTGGGCGCGGGCCGCCGAGGCCATCGCGGCCGAGCGGGAGCGCAACCAGTACCTCGCCTATGACGTTGTCGACATCAGGCAGGAGAGCCAGGCGATCAAGTCCTTCACCCTGCGCCGGGCCGACGGCAAGGCCCCGGCCGGCTACGAGCCGGGCCAGTACCTGCCGATCCGCGTCCAGCTTCCGGGCACGGACTCGCCCGCGCTGCGCACCTACACCGTGTCCCAGGCGCCCGACGGCGAGACCTATCGCCTCTCGGTGAAGCGCGAGGGGGGCGACGCGCTGGTCTCCCAGTTTCTGCACGACCGGGTCGAGACCGGCTTCCGTCTCGAAGCCATGGCGCCGCGCGGCCACTTCGTGCTGGACCGAGCGAGCGAACGCCCCGTGGTGCTGATTTCCGGCGGGGTGGGGATAACGCCGATGATGGCCATGGTGGAATCGATCGTGCAGGAGGCGGCGCGCACCCGGAACCGACGCCCGACCTACTTCGTACACGGCGCGCGGAACGGCGGGCTCCTGGCTTTCGGCGCGCGTCTTCGGATGCTCGCCGAGGAGAACGATTTCCTCACGACCCACATCCGTTTCAGCGACCCCGGCCCCGGCGACCGCCTCGGCGAGAGCCACGACAGCGAGGGACGGGTCGACGTCGGCCTGCTGAAATCGCTGCTGCCGCTGGACGACTACGACTTCTACCTCTGCGGCCCGGCGGCCTTCATGCAGGCGCTCTACGACGGCCTGGTCGGCCTGGGGATTCGGGATGAGCGGATCCACTACGAGTCCTTCGGCCCTGCCACGGTCTTGAAGCACGACCCCGAGCCGGCGCGGCCGCCGGCCACGGGGAAGACGGTCGACGGACCCGTGGCCGTGCGTTTCGCCGAGTCCGAGTCCGAGGCCGAATGGTCGCCGGAAAAGGGAACGCTGCTGGAACTGGCCGAGCAGGCGGGGCTGGCACCGGCCTTCTCCTGCCGGAGCGGAGTCTGCGGCACCTGCGCGACCCGCATGCTCTGCGGCGCGGTCGACTACCTCGAGGAACCGAGCGGGCCGAGAGCCGACGACGAGGTGCTGATCTGCTGCGCGACGCCGCGGCCCGGCGCCGGCGCCGCCTCCTGCGGCGAG